A single genomic interval of Helianthus annuus cultivar XRQ/B chromosome 6, HanXRQr2.0-SUNRISE, whole genome shotgun sequence harbors:
- the LOC110919058 gene encoding protein NYNRIN-like, with protein sequence MKECLIKLPTLTAPFENEPFILYLSSSDKAIGSVLLVERDGVQTLIYYVSRVLTDPKTGYSTMENLVLALLHASRRLRRYFTGHIITVLTNFHISTILQKPEKSSRLAKWVIELGGHNILYRSRPAIKVQVLADFITEVPEDKIKECEAVDTPIKDTLDELWLLFIDGASNENGAGAGLRLVSPEKHEFTNGIKLDFKNTNNEAEYEAFLAGLRLAIKMGAQNLKVHVNSLLIASQINGLYDAKGEVMALYLEQAKELLQKFKSYKVVHINRSENKPANALSKLTSTAFQHLAKDVNVIEIGPPSWMTPIIQYLQEGILPENKAEARKIQNKALFYEMNGGILYRRSFLGPLLQCVDPQDASYLIREIHEGICGIHAGPRMVVAKIMNAGYYWPGMHVDALHELRKCDVCQRHASKTLHPKNDLIPVSTAWPFQQWGIGMVGPFPEAPGAVKFIIVVVDYFTKWVEAKALSLTSAMMVRKFIWEHIICRFGLPLKIVTDNGTNFTSEDLQKWMKELNIEHTFSSVAHP encoded by the exons ATGAAAGAGTGCTTGATCAAGCTCCCTACTTTAACCGCGCCATTCGAGAATGAACCATTCATTTTGTACTTGTCATCTTCAGACAAGGCAATTGGGTCGGTATTATTGGTAGAAAGGGATGGAGTCCAAACTCTGATCTACTATGTTAGTAGGGTGCTCACCGATCCGAAAACAGGCTATTCAACTATGGAGAACTTAGTGCTCGCGCTACTACACGCCTCCAGGAGGTTACGCAGGTATTTCACTGGGCATATCATCACTGTACTCACTAACTTCCATATTAGCACCATCTTGCaaaaaccagagaaatcaagccGTTTGGCGAAGTGGGTAATTGAACTGGGAGGCCACAACATTCTGTATAGGTCGCGCCCAGCTATCAAAGTCCAAGTATTAGCAGACTTCATCACTGAAGTCCCAGAAGACAAGATCAAGGAATGTGAAGCAGTAGATACTCCCATCAAAGATACATTGGATGAATTATGGTTGTTATTCATCGATGGAGCCTCAAATGAAAACGGCGCAGGAGCTGGTTTGCGCCTCGTCAGTCCAGAAAAGCATGAGTTCACCAATGGCATCAAGTTGgatttcaaaaataccaacaatgaggcagaatatgaagcattTTTGGCAGGCTTGCGCCTGGCCATCAAGATGGGGGCACAGAATTTAAAAGTGCATGTCAACTCTCTCCTGATCGCGAGTCAAATCAATGGTTTGTATGATGCAAAGGGTGAGGTCATGGCTTTATACTTAGAACAAGCAAAAGAGCTACTCCAAAAgttcaaatcatacaaggttgTTCATATCAACCGATCAGAAAACAAGCCAGCTAACGCGCTAAGCAAGCTTACTTCAACAGCATTCCAACACCTCGCCAAAGAT GTGAATGTCATAGAGATAGGGCCACCTTCTTGGATGACCCCTATCATTCAATATCTTCAAGAGGGGATCCTCCCAGAAAACAAGGCGGAAGCTAGAAAAATACAGAACAAGGCGCTGTTTTACGAGATGAACGGGGGCATTCTTTACCGGAGATCTTTTTTGGGACCACTACTACAGTGTGTAGACCCCCAAGATGCAAGCTATCTGATAAGAGAAATTCATGAAGGCATCTGTGGAATACATGCGGGCCCGCGCATGGTTGTTGCAAAGATAATGAATGCAGGTTATTATTGGCCAGGGATGCACGTTGACGCATTACATGAGTTACGCAAATGTGATGTCTGCCAAAGGCACGCGTCAAAGACCCTGCACCCAAAGAATGATCTGATTCCAGTATCCACAGCTTGGCCCTTCCAACAGTGGGGGATTGGCATGGTGGGACCATTCCCTGAAGCCCCAGGCGCTGTAAAGTTCataattgttgttgttgattactTCACTAAGTGGGTGGAGGCAAAGGCCCTTTCTTTAACCTCCGCAATGATGGTGCGAAAATTTATCTGGGAGCACATCATTTGCAGATTTGGCCTCCCACTCAAGATCGTGACTGATAATGGCACCAATTTCACCTCTGAAGACCTTCAAAAATGGATGAAAGAGCTGAACATTGAGCACACTTTCTCTTCCGTTGCGCACCCTTAG